A region from the Natronorubrum halophilum genome encodes:
- a CDS encoding DUF7541 family protein yields MADHSSANDRERPTASPWPVLIALGLVFSEVGIVVGLFPVAVAGLVLFAASVAGILAESSHVASPWPLTVGAGLVFVAAGSALYALGTGALVVPAIDGLTGLASRGLAVAVAGVVTVVGAGIVRYRKR; encoded by the coding sequence ATGGCCGATCACTCGAGCGCGAACGATCGAGAGCGACCGACCGCCAGCCCGTGGCCCGTCCTGATCGCTCTCGGGCTCGTGTTCTCGGAAGTCGGCATCGTCGTCGGCCTCTTTCCGGTCGCCGTCGCCGGCCTCGTGCTGTTCGCCGCGAGCGTCGCCGGCATCCTCGCCGAGTCGAGCCACGTCGCGAGTCCGTGGCCGCTTACGGTAGGCGCTGGTCTCGTGTTCGTCGCCGCCGGATCGGCGCTGTACGCCCTCGGCACCGGAGCGCTGGTCGTCCCCGCAATCGACGGGCTCACGGGACTCGCGAGCCGCGGCCTCGCGGTCGCCGTCGCCGGCGTCGTCACCGTCGTCGGCGCGGGTATCGTCCGGTACCGGAAGCGCTAG
- a CDS encoding polyprenyl synthetase family protein, translating to MRETLADWRPAIDETIADLVPREIDADYLESFFGDPTYEYDPTGIQRALSTPLWDLLDRGGKRWRAILFLVFIEGFDEDPAEFLQYACIPEILHNGTIIVDDVEDEATIRRGEPALHHVYGQDIALNAGNAMYFLPLKILTTNPADLPADRRLAAYEMLMQELNRTHLGQGMDICWHNERGVRITPEQYLEMCACKTGCLGRIVARLAAIVTDQSAEVERAVATYAELTSVAFQIGDDILDVENSLGRAGEFGKEFGNDIREGKTTLLVIHAIQESEPERARRLREILSAETTTDEEISEALSIIEDAGSLAYARDHALELAAQARESIDRLEFDDETTRKLREFTEFVIDRKE from the coding sequence ATGCGGGAGACGCTTGCCGACTGGCGACCGGCCATTGACGAGACGATTGCCGATCTGGTCCCACGCGAAATCGACGCCGACTACCTCGAGTCGTTCTTCGGCGACCCGACCTACGAGTACGATCCCACCGGCATCCAGCGCGCCCTCTCGACGCCGCTGTGGGATCTGCTCGACCGAGGCGGAAAGCGGTGGCGGGCGATCCTGTTTCTCGTCTTCATCGAGGGATTCGACGAAGACCCGGCGGAGTTCCTCCAATATGCCTGTATTCCTGAAATCCTCCACAACGGGACGATCATCGTCGACGACGTCGAGGACGAAGCGACGATTCGCCGCGGCGAGCCGGCGCTCCACCACGTTTACGGTCAGGACATCGCGCTCAACGCCGGCAACGCGATGTACTTCTTGCCGTTGAAAATACTGACGACGAACCCGGCCGACCTCCCGGCCGACCGCCGACTCGCCGCCTACGAGATGCTGATGCAGGAACTCAACCGAACCCACCTAGGCCAGGGGATGGACATCTGCTGGCACAACGAACGCGGGGTCCGGATCACGCCCGAGCAGTACCTCGAGATGTGTGCGTGCAAAACCGGCTGTCTCGGCCGGATCGTCGCGCGCCTCGCGGCGATCGTCACCGACCAGTCAGCCGAGGTCGAACGGGCCGTCGCGACCTACGCGGAACTGACCTCGGTCGCGTTTCAGATCGGCGACGACATCCTGGACGTCGAGAACTCGCTGGGTCGAGCCGGCGAGTTCGGCAAGGAGTTCGGCAACGACATCCGCGAGGGGAAAACGACGCTGTTGGTCATCCACGCGATTCAGGAGAGCGAGCCGGAACGCGCTCGCCGCCTTCGGGAGATCTTGAGCGCCGAGACGACCACCGACGAGGAGATCAGCGAGGCGCTGTCGATCATCGAGGACGCCGGCAGCCTGGCGTACGCGCGCGATCACGCCCTCGAACTCGCCGCACAGGCCCGCGAATCGATCGATCGACTCGAGTTCGACGACGAGACGACGCGGAAACTCCGGGAGTTTACCGAGTTCGTCATCGACCGCAAGGAGTGA
- a CDS encoding DUF6684 family protein: MSRSAFDAEITLDLTVNLIPLAIIVFFTALFAVFNPWGFSPLQSTIQFAILLSMSFLLGLATYLAARAIEGDDRTQHDSAETESESESP, encoded by the coding sequence ATGAGCCGAAGCGCATTCGACGCCGAAATCACGCTGGATCTCACGGTCAACCTCATCCCCCTCGCGATCATCGTCTTCTTCACCGCGCTCTTTGCGGTGTTCAACCCGTGGGGCTTCTCGCCGTTGCAGTCGACGATCCAGTTCGCGATCTTGCTTTCGATGAGTTTCCTCCTCGGACTCGCCACCTATCTCGCGGCCCGCGCGATCGAAGGTGACGACCGGACACAACACGACTCGGCGGAGACGGAATCGGAATCGGAGTCGCCGTGA